In the Acidobacteriota bacterium genome, one interval contains:
- a CDS encoding helix-turn-helix transcriptional regulator, which produces MDVAKRITALRRARGLSQAEVSRRLGWSPPNYARIEKGRITPSLRSLEAIAAALDSPLAALTGADPMPPEVPVVAFASAGPGVEFTDQGYPAGGGMYFLPRPPEFTDPNGFGVEVAGDSMVPKYEDGQVVMVDTRKRPVSGDYAVIGLMSGDKYVKRYREAGGRVLLESVNPLYPPVVVEPHEVRFAYKIVWARER; this is translated from the coding sequence ATGGACGTCGCCAAACGGATCACCGCCCTGCGGCGCGCGCGCGGCCTGAGCCAGGCCGAGGTGTCCCGGAGGCTCGGGTGGAGCCCGCCCAACTACGCCCGCATCGAGAAGGGCCGCATCACGCCTTCCCTCCGGTCGCTGGAGGCCATCGCCGCGGCCCTCGATTCGCCTCTGGCGGCCCTCACGGGCGCCGATCCCATGCCCCCGGAGGTTCCCGTGGTGGCCTTCGCCTCCGCCGGTCCCGGCGTGGAATTCACGGACCAGGGATACCCCGCCGGCGGCGGCATGTACTTTCTGCCCAGGCCGCCGGAGTTCACCGATCCCAACGGCTTCGGCGTGGAGGTAGCGGGAGACTCCATGGTGCCCAAGTACGAGGACGGCCAGGTGGTCATGGTGGATACGCGCAAGCGCCCCGTCAGCGGGGATTACGCCGTCATCGGCCTCATGAGCGGGGACAAGTACGTGAAGCGCTACAGGGAGGCGGGCGGCCGCGTCCTCCTCGAATCCGTCAATCCGCTCTACCCTCCCGTGGTCGTGGAACCCCACGAGGTCCGCTTCGCGTACAAGATCGTGTGGGCGAGGGAAAGGTGA
- a CDS encoding neutral zinc metallopeptidase — protein MLWRGRRRSANVEDIRGGGGRKIAVAGGGLGAIVIALVILFLGGNPEDVVQVLQPQQGQLLEAPGSGESLSQQEREAGEFVAVVLADTEDVWNALFRQQGANYREPRLVLFSGYTRSECGGASASVGPFYCPADEKVYIDLVFLEEMQRRLNAPGDFAAAYVIAHEVGHHVQKLLGIMDQVQEARAGMSEEEYNRLSVRLELQADFFAGVWAHHAQRTKHILEEGDIEEGMNAASAVGDDRIQRQSQGYVVPDAFTHGTSEQRLRWFLKGFRTGDLSQGDTFAASPL, from the coding sequence ATGTTATGGAGAGGCCGGCGCCGGAGCGCCAACGTCGAAGACATCCGGGGCGGAGGCGGCCGCAAGATCGCCGTGGCGGGGGGCGGGCTTGGGGCCATCGTCATCGCCCTCGTGATCCTTTTCCTGGGGGGGAATCCGGAGGACGTGGTGCAGGTCCTCCAGCCCCAGCAGGGACAGCTTCTGGAGGCCCCCGGCTCCGGCGAATCCCTATCCCAGCAGGAGCGGGAGGCGGGCGAGTTCGTCGCGGTGGTCCTGGCCGATACGGAGGACGTGTGGAACGCCCTGTTCCGACAGCAGGGAGCGAACTACCGCGAGCCGAGGCTCGTCCTCTTCAGCGGCTATACCCGCTCGGAGTGCGGGGGGGCGAGCGCCTCTGTGGGGCCCTTTTACTGTCCGGCGGATGAGAAGGTCTACATCGACCTCGTATTCCTGGAGGAAATGCAGCGGCGCCTCAACGCTCCCGGGGACTTCGCCGCCGCGTACGTGATCGCCCACGAGGTGGGCCACCACGTCCAGAAGCTCCTGGGGATCATGGACCAGGTTCAGGAGGCTCGCGCTGGCATGAGCGAGGAGGAATACAACCGGCTCAGCGTGCGCCTCGAACTCCAGGCGGACTTCTTCGCCGGCGTGTGGGCCCACCATGCCCAGCGGACGAAGCACATCCTGGAGGAGGGGGACATCGAGGAGGGGATGAACGCCGCCAGCGCCGTGGGAGATGACCGGATCCAGCGCCAGTCCCAGGGATACGTCGTCCCGGACGCCTTCACCCACGGCACCTCCGAACAGCGCCTGAGGTGGTTTCTCAAAGGCTTCCGGACGGGAGACCTCTCCCAGGGCGACACCTTCGCCGCCTCTCCCCTGTAA
- a CDS encoding bifunctional homocysteine S-methyltransferase/methylenetetrahydrofolate reductase, which yields MTSRREAWKNWMAESVIVADGAMGTLLRARGLPAAACVEEATLSRGDLVYDAHRDYLHAGAQILTTNTFRANRLHLAAQGHADKLRDINARGVEIARRAAHGAPVWVGASVGPLKVMLKPYGDVSEDEARDVCREQIAALAEAGPDLFILETQQSVVEALFFLEACRELAPDVPVLASLTVSREGRTFFGDRPVEGCRRLAAAGADVVGINCSVGPADTLPFVEEVARSVDHPLAVMPNGGYPAEVDGRIVYLSSPEYVAEYVRRYVDLGVNVVGGCCGTTPETIRAISRLLRGRPPAGRQPSERGTLVVEAPAAAPPSSPAETPGGFFGKLGTSFVVTCEIDPPKGPDAGPAVEAARLLKRAGADAVNIAENPMARVRVAPMALAHFIEQETGLSTILHMTCRDRNLLGLQSELLGAALLGVDGILALSGDPASLGDFPAATSVNDVNVVGLVKIVASLNRGLDFSDNATGAPTHFGIGVGISLTPRDPEAEVLKLRERAEAGATFALTQPVFDLDDAARFLDRVRDIPLAVLPGLLPLAGLKQALYLHNEVPGMRVPDPVLRRLEALPAREDQMAFGVDLARGLLEGIRRIAPGAYLTSGGRRAAVLADVLSG from the coding sequence ATGACCAGCCGCCGGGAGGCCTGGAAGAACTGGATGGCCGAATCGGTGATCGTGGCCGACGGGGCCATGGGCACCCTCCTTCGCGCGCGGGGCCTGCCCGCCGCGGCCTGCGTGGAGGAGGCGACCCTCAGCCGCGGGGACCTGGTCTACGATGCCCACCGGGACTACCTCCACGCCGGGGCCCAGATCCTCACCACCAACACCTTCCGCGCCAACCGCCTCCACCTGGCCGCCCAGGGCCACGCGGACAAACTGCGCGACATCAACGCGCGGGGCGTGGAGATCGCCCGGCGGGCCGCCCACGGCGCACCCGTCTGGGTGGGCGCATCGGTGGGCCCTCTCAAGGTCATGCTCAAGCCCTACGGCGACGTCTCCGAGGACGAGGCGCGAGACGTCTGCCGGGAGCAGATCGCGGCCCTGGCCGAGGCCGGCCCGGACCTCTTCATCCTCGAAACCCAGCAGTCGGTGGTGGAGGCCCTCTTCTTTCTCGAAGCCTGCCGGGAGCTGGCGCCCGACGTGCCCGTCCTCGCCTCCCTCACCGTCAGCCGCGAGGGGCGTACCTTCTTCGGCGACCGTCCCGTGGAGGGCTGCCGCCGCCTCGCCGCCGCGGGCGCCGACGTGGTGGGCATCAACTGCTCGGTGGGCCCCGCCGACACCCTGCCCTTCGTGGAAGAGGTGGCCAGGAGCGTGGACCACCCGCTCGCCGTCATGCCCAACGGCGGGTACCCCGCCGAAGTGGACGGCCGAATCGTTTACCTTTCGAGCCCCGAGTACGTGGCGGAATACGTCCGCCGGTACGTGGACCTGGGCGTGAACGTGGTGGGCGGATGCTGCGGAACCACGCCCGAGACCATCCGAGCCATCTCGCGTCTCCTCCGGGGCCGTCCTCCGGCGGGGCGCCAGCCTTCGGAGCGGGGGACCCTCGTGGTGGAGGCCCCCGCCGCCGCCCCTCCTTCCTCGCCCGCGGAGACGCCCGGCGGCTTCTTTGGAAAGCTCGGGACCTCCTTCGTGGTCACCTGCGAGATCGATCCCCCCAAGGGACCCGACGCCGGGCCCGCCGTGGAGGCCGCCCGGCTTCTGAAAAGGGCCGGGGCGGATGCCGTGAACATCGCCGAAAACCCCATGGCCCGCGTGCGGGTGGCGCCCATGGCCCTGGCCCACTTCATCGAACAGGAGACGGGGCTTTCCACCATCCTCCACATGACCTGCCGGGACCGGAACCTTCTCGGCCTCCAGTCCGAGCTCCTCGGGGCGGCGCTCCTCGGGGTGGACGGCATCCTCGCCCTGTCGGGCGATCCGGCCTCCCTCGGCGATTTCCCGGCCGCCACGTCGGTGAACGACGTGAACGTCGTGGGCCTGGTGAAGATCGTGGCCTCCCTCAACCGGGGCCTCGACTTCTCCGACAACGCCACGGGCGCGCCCACCCACTTCGGCATCGGCGTGGGCATCAGCCTCACCCCTCGAGACCCCGAGGCGGAGGTCCTCAAGCTCCGCGAGCGCGCCGAAGCGGGGGCCACCTTCGCCCTCACGCAGCCCGTCTTCGACCTCGACGACGCCGCGCGCTTCCTGGACCGCGTCCGGGATATTCCGCTGGCCGTCCTTCCCGGCCTCCTGCCCCTGGCCGGCCTCAAGCAGGCCCTCTACCTCCACAACGAGGTGCCCGGCATGCGCGTGCCCGATCCCGTCCTGCGCCGGCTCGAAGCGCTGCCGGCGCGGGAGGACCAGATGGCCTTCGGCGTGGACCTCGCCCGGGGGCTCCTCGAGGGCATCCGCCGCATCGCCCCCGGCGCCTACCTCACTTCCGGAGGCCGCCGGGCCGCCGTTCTCGCCGACGTCCTGTCCGGGTGA
- a CDS encoding DUF72 domain-containing protein, with product MAEGTVPGIRTGPAGWSYPDWKGVVYPAKTGRYFDHLGYMAGLFDVLEVDSTFYRIPDPLKTGEWVRRVADRPRFRFTVKLFQGFTHTRKASLVDERAFHRAVEPLARFGRLSAVLVQWPWSFRNTPENRQVLLDLCTRFSAYPLAVEVRHASWGHKDVLKLLRERDLAFCNVDQPALAQCLGPTGAVTSRLAYFRFHGRNAASWFAEGAGRDERYNYLYTPGELAPWAEAVRGAASVAEEVVVIFNNHFRGKAAANAFEFQHALTGALQPVPEPLLQAYPRLEPVCGTAFQRSLFAAEAGLAWTG from the coding sequence ATGGCTGAAGGCACCGTCCCAGGAATCCGAACGGGCCCCGCGGGGTGGAGCTACCCGGACTGGAAGGGAGTCGTGTACCCGGCGAAGACGGGGCGGTATTTCGACCACTTGGGCTACATGGCGGGCCTCTTCGACGTGCTGGAGGTGGACAGCACTTTTTACCGGATCCCGGATCCCCTGAAGACGGGCGAGTGGGTGCGGAGGGTGGCGGACCGGCCCCGGTTCCGCTTCACGGTCAAGCTCTTTCAGGGCTTCACCCACACCCGCAAAGCGTCGCTGGTGGACGAGCGGGCCTTCCACCGGGCCGTGGAGCCCCTGGCCCGGTTCGGCCGGCTCTCGGCGGTCCTGGTCCAGTGGCCCTGGTCCTTCCGGAACACGCCCGAGAACCGCCAGGTCCTGTTGGACCTTTGCACGCGATTCTCGGCCTACCCCCTGGCCGTGGAGGTGCGCCACGCCTCCTGGGGCCACAAGGACGTGCTGAAGCTTCTGAGGGAACGGGACCTGGCCTTTTGCAACGTGGACCAACCCGCCCTCGCCCAGTGCCTGGGCCCCACGGGGGCCGTCACCTCCCGGCTCGCCTATTTCCGCTTTCACGGGCGCAACGCCGCGTCCTGGTTCGCCGAGGGCGCGGGCCGCGACGAGCGCTACAACTACCTCTACACTCCGGGCGAGCTGGCGCCCTGGGCGGAGGCCGTGCGAGGGGCCGCCTCGGTGGCCGAGGAGGTCGTGGTGATCTTCAACAACCACTTCCGGGGGAAGGCGGCGGCCAACGCCTTCGAATTCCAGCACGCCCTCACGGGGGCGCTCCAGCCCGTCCCCGAGCCTCTTCTCCAGGCGTATCCGCGCCTCGAACCGGTCTGCGGGACCGCCTTTCAGCGCTCGCTCTTCGCCGCCGAGGCGGGCCTCGCCTGGACCGGATAA